One region of Flavobacterium pisciphilum genomic DNA includes:
- a CDS encoding glycoside hydrolase family 73 protein → MKPELFVIKYLPHAKRVEAKNGISAVAILTQAALESAWGDVAPGNMFFGVKDTDGINGNEQLLTTTEYSSKADLKFPEIISKEVVLKNGRKMFKYKVKDYFRKYETPEDCFADHASFFFKNKRYSEALKVKHDHNRFFEEIAKAGYATDPNYANTLKAVAKSITKFVK, encoded by the coding sequence ATGAAACCTGAATTATTCGTTATTAAATACCTTCCACATGCTAAGAGGGTTGAGGCCAAAAATGGAATATCTGCAGTAGCAATATTAACACAGGCAGCACTTGAATCTGCTTGGGGCGATGTTGCACCTGGAAACATGTTTTTTGGAGTAAAAGACACCGACGGAATAAACGGAAATGAGCAATTACTAACGACAACCGAATACAGCTCCAAGGCTGATCTAAAATTCCCTGAAATTATTTCTAAGGAGGTAGTTTTGAAAAACGGTCGTAAAATGTTTAAATACAAGGTTAAAGATTACTTCAGAAAATATGAAACTCCGGAAGATTGTTTTGCAGATCATGCATCGTTTTTTTTTAAAAACAAACGTTACAGTGAAGCTTTAAAAGTAAAACATGACCACAATAGATTTTTTGAAGAGATTGCAAAAGCCGGTTATGCCACTGACCCTAACTACGCTAATACATTAAAAGCTGTAGCAAAATCAATCACTAAATTTGTAAAATAA
- a CDS encoding nucleotidyltransferase, with amino-acid sequence MARTTTQIHNGMLMDIASNEVLSTYLTSNSIYAIFRLFTFIIASAISIHESFFDTHTKEVDERFANEKHGTLPWYRTMALRFQYGFTLVQDKDYFINGDATEEEIEASKIIKYSAINEAEDSSRVIIKIAGEVNGELSDFEDFTQVEAIENYFKRIKIAGTDITIINYKADHLYLNLQIKRDALVLTDNGMSKLNGNYPVNEALKEFMKELKFNGELQLSALIDKIQLVPGVLDATLLSAESAWINPELGGYGIPQPIFIAKVAESGYFKIVTYDNIAYVV; translated from the coding sequence ATGGCTAGAACTACTACGCAAATACATAACGGAATGTTAATGGATATCGCTTCAAATGAAGTGTTGTCTACTTATTTAACATCGAACAGTATTTATGCCATATTTAGATTGTTTACATTCATTATTGCTTCGGCAATTTCTATCCATGAAAGTTTTTTTGATACTCACACAAAAGAAGTAGATGAAAGATTTGCAAATGAAAAACACGGTACACTACCGTGGTACAGAACAATGGCTTTACGTTTTCAGTATGGTTTTACTTTAGTCCAGGACAAAGATTATTTCATAAATGGTGATGCTACAGAAGAGGAAATTGAAGCTTCAAAAATAATTAAATATTCAGCAATTAATGAAGCTGAAGACAGTAGTAGAGTAATCATAAAAATTGCAGGCGAAGTAAATGGTGAGCTTTCAGATTTTGAAGATTTTACTCAAGTAGAAGCAATCGAAAATTATTTTAAAAGGATAAAAATTGCCGGTACAGACATCACTATTATAAATTATAAAGCTGATCATTTGTATTTGAATTTGCAAATAAAACGTGATGCGTTGGTGTTAACGGACAATGGAATGAGCAAATTAAATGGTAACTACCCGGTTAATGAAGCTTTAAAAGAGTTTATGAAAGAACTCAAATTTAATGGTGAGCTACAGCTTTCTGCCTTGATTGATAAAATACAATTAGTACCCGGTGTTTTGGATGCAACATTATTAAGTGCTGAAAGTGCATGGATAAATCCCGAATTAGGTGGTTATGGAATTCCACAACCAATATTTATAGCAAAGGTAGCTGAGAGTGGTTATTTCAAAATAGTAACATATGATAATATAGCTTATGTGGTTTGA
- a CDS encoding phage holin family protein translates to MMRIINYFFKGFGFMSLDDFLKSAFGFIYTSTSIIKIDLILAFIFSAVSFLFGFNHLFLIAYVVLLVSEWYTGVQASLKRGERHESRKFGRMILKIATYLVPIYILNTFAKNSDFIKIMELELDPFSWLYWAVLLGIIWQLLVSLLENLDSLGVRYAKTLIRIINKRFYKQFELDDTDNSLE, encoded by the coding sequence ATGATGAGAATAATAAATTATTTTTTTAAAGGATTTGGTTTTATGTCATTAGATGACTTCTTAAAAAGTGCATTTGGCTTCATTTATACTTCGACATCTATAATTAAAATCGATCTAATCTTGGCTTTTATATTCTCTGCGGTTAGTTTTTTATTTGGTTTCAATCATTTGTTTTTAATCGCATACGTTGTCTTGTTGGTTTCCGAATGGTACACGGGCGTCCAAGCTTCTTTAAAAAGAGGTGAACGGCATGAAAGCCGAAAGTTTGGAAGAATGATTTTAAAAATAGCAACATATTTAGTTCCGATTTATATCCTCAACACTTTTGCGAAAAACTCTGATTTTATTAAAATAATGGAATTAGAACTTGACCCTTTTTCATGGTTGTATTGGGCTGTTTTACTGGGTATTATTTGGCAATTGCTGGTTAGTCTCTTAGAAAATTTAGACAGTTTAGGGGTCAGATATGCTAAAACTCTTATCAGGATAATTAATAAAAGGTTTTATAAACAATTTGAATTAGATGACACAGATAATAGCCTTGAATAA
- a CDS encoding oxidase — MRQDILRDENGYLSFAKGDFAIGHSDQQHVEDILDLQPGELKEFPLAGFGAINYIKKTITADEFKRDLKIQLNYDGYTNATIDTSNGIENLNIEI; from the coding sequence ATGAGACAAGATATATTGAGAGACGAAAACGGCTATTTGTCATTTGCTAAGGGCGATTTTGCAATTGGCCATAGTGATCAACAACATGTTGAAGATATTTTAGACTTGCAACCAGGAGAATTAAAAGAATTTCCTTTAGCCGGTTTTGGAGCAATCAACTATATCAAAAAAACAATTACTGCAGATGAGTTTAAACGTGATTTAAAGATTCAGTTAAACTATGATGGTTACACCAATGCAACAATTGATACCAGTAATGGAATTGAAAATTTAAACATTGAAATATGA
- a CDS encoding DUF6046 domain-containing protein, with product MAVTDAYKHVFNDVTAFTKNITIDLVARYGAAFGMMAAGKAIEKVFVEKRQDQDYSFQTFPLQESNVEYVKMVIPNLDPLEFSAVLHGDRGSLFAPPLLMSFSQEKSLIETEVNDDDPIVVERWGTKPWDININGLLIDLENRIYPSDEIRRLNQNWINNGVVKVIGKQFEEKDIDSLYFRSINFTGVEGYQDTIQFTINASSIKAVNFTLLKPNS from the coding sequence ATGGCAGTAACGGACGCATACAAACACGTATTTAACGATGTCACTGCTTTTACTAAAAACATCACTATTGATTTGGTGGCACGTTATGGAGCAGCTTTCGGAATGATGGCAGCAGGAAAAGCAATTGAAAAGGTATTTGTTGAAAAACGCCAAGACCAGGATTATTCTTTTCAAACTTTCCCGCTTCAGGAGTCGAATGTTGAATATGTGAAAATGGTAATTCCAAACTTAGATCCATTAGAGTTTTCAGCAGTTTTGCACGGTGATAGAGGTAGTTTATTTGCGCCTCCACTATTAATGTCATTTTCACAGGAAAAGTCATTAATTGAGACTGAAGTAAATGACGATGACCCTATAGTAGTTGAACGTTGGGGGACTAAACCTTGGGATATCAACATTAATGGGTTGCTGATTGATTTAGAAAACAGAATTTATCCAAGTGATGAAATACGGCGCTTAAATCAGAACTGGATAAACAATGGAGTTGTTAAAGTCATTGGTAAACAATTTGAAGAAAAAGACATTGATAGTTTGTATTTCCGATCAATCAATTTTACAGGTGTAGAAGGTTACCAGGACACAATACAATTTACAATAAATGCAAGTTCAATAAAGGCCGTAAATTTTACGCTTTTGAAACCGAATAGTTAA
- a CDS encoding DUF2586 family protein — MADLDAVKIKKGKVGANRQNNDRRVSAIIIGSPVIPALAFKKTVTFYGLYDAEQNGITAEFDQTNNVNVYRHVREFYRMAGEGIPLNFMAVSQTETLKTIAQDTAGDKLKRLLIDSDYKVRQLAIALNPIAGPIVHVDGLAPDVFGSIPLAQGTAEWAYDQFMPTHIFVEGYNLNGLASVVPDLRDIENVEATKVTLVIGQDWQYAETKTGDAKKFADVGTILGVCAATAINQNIGDNEAFNLMDSTKLAWMVPGLSNHKTNKEVYAELQTFEDKGYVFGVTYPGLAGIRINNDHVCAPIKIDAEGNMNEHTIAYGRVMDDCSRQLRTAYLPKVKKTYPVNAAGKLPTGVRVSLETIGDNIFTDMRNAVEISAGKTTVDPDSDLLVAKELKVSFDIQPTGVLGFLNGTINLKAKQ; from the coding sequence ATGGCTGATTTAGATGCTGTAAAAATAAAAAAAGGCAAAGTTGGTGCCAATAGACAAAATAATGATAGACGTGTATCGGCTATCATTATAGGGTCACCAGTAATTCCTGCTCTCGCATTCAAGAAAACTGTTACATTTTATGGTTTGTATGATGCTGAGCAAAATGGAATAACCGCTGAATTTGATCAAACAAATAACGTAAACGTATATCGACATGTACGTGAATTTTATCGGATGGCAGGTGAAGGAATTCCGTTAAACTTTATGGCAGTTTCTCAAACGGAGACTTTAAAGACCATTGCTCAAGATACTGCAGGCGATAAATTAAAACGTTTATTGATTGATTCAGATTATAAAGTTCGCCAATTGGCCATCGCTTTAAATCCAATTGCAGGGCCAATTGTACACGTTGACGGTTTAGCTCCTGATGTGTTTGGAAGTATTCCGTTAGCTCAAGGAACTGCAGAATGGGCTTATGATCAATTTATGCCTACTCACATTTTCGTAGAAGGTTACAATCTTAATGGACTTGCTTCAGTTGTACCGGATTTAAGAGACATTGAAAATGTAGAAGCTACAAAAGTAACATTGGTTATTGGTCAGGATTGGCAATATGCAGAAACCAAAACAGGTGATGCAAAGAAATTCGCTGACGTAGGAACAATTTTAGGAGTTTGTGCTGCTACTGCTATCAATCAAAATATTGGCGACAATGAGGCTTTCAATTTAATGGATAGTACAAAGTTAGCATGGATGGTTCCGGGATTGTCTAACCACAAAACCAATAAAGAAGTGTATGCAGAATTGCAAACTTTTGAAGATAAAGGCTACGTATTTGGGGTTACTTATCCTGGTCTAGCAGGAATCCGTATCAATAACGACCACGTTTGCGCACCTATTAAAATAGATGCTGAAGGCAACATGAATGAGCACACAATTGCTTACGGTCGTGTTATGGACGACTGTTCAAGACAGTTAAGAACCGCTTACCTGCCTAAAGTTAAAAAAACATACCCGGTAAATGCTGCAGGTAAATTACCTACAGGCGTCCGTGTTAGTTTAGAGACAATTGGAGATAATATTTTTACAGATATGCGAAATGCTGTAGAAATATCTGCCGGAAAAACAACAGTTGACCCTGATAGTGATCTGTTGGTTGCAAAAGAGCTTAAGGTTTCTTTTGATATACAACCTACTGGTGTACTTGGATTTTTGAACGGAACTATTAACCTTAAAGCAAAACAATAA